A single genomic interval of Devosia oryziradicis harbors:
- a CDS encoding transglutaminase domain-containing protein, producing MRISIRQQLSVTPPPGTANAVLQLLLTPQSGRSQQIESWGVDMAGIAEAGHFTDAFGNETHLVNQTRPDGPLVVTIEGVVRTTDTHGVLGWPAREPVPALYRRVTSLAKAPAGMPAKFRGGKNRLDTLHGLMGWVGEVLGTEQLKGQSQMAADGSQQQSQGGGSRVLPPAGDYAHAFIGACRAVDIPARYVTGYLAGAEDGPTAFHAWAEAHDDRLGWIGFDPRLQLCPTDRHVRLAVGLDALGARPIRMVPAEEVTEIDIRVEAA from the coding sequence ATGCGCATTTCCATTCGGCAGCAATTGAGCGTCACCCCACCGCCCGGCACGGCCAATGCCGTGCTGCAGCTGCTGCTGACGCCCCAGAGCGGGCGCTCGCAGCAGATCGAGAGCTGGGGTGTCGACATGGCCGGCATCGCCGAGGCCGGGCACTTCACCGATGCCTTTGGCAATGAGACGCACCTGGTGAACCAGACCCGGCCCGACGGGCCCCTTGTGGTCACCATCGAGGGGGTGGTGCGGACGACCGACACGCATGGGGTGCTGGGCTGGCCGGCGCGGGAGCCGGTGCCCGCGCTTTATCGCCGGGTGACGAGCCTCGCCAAGGCGCCTGCCGGGATGCCGGCCAAGTTTCGCGGCGGCAAGAACCGGCTCGATACCCTGCACGGATTGATGGGCTGGGTGGGCGAAGTGCTGGGCACGGAACAGCTCAAGGGGCAGAGCCAGATGGCGGCTGATGGCTCGCAGCAGCAAAGCCAGGGCGGTGGAAGCCGCGTTCTGCCGCCGGCCGGCGACTACGCGCATGCCTTTATTGGTGCCTGCCGGGCTGTCGACATTCCCGCACGCTATGTGACGGGCTACCTCGCCGGCGCCGAAGACGGTCCGACTGCCTTCCATGCCTGGGCGGAAGCGCATGACGATCGCCTGGGCTGGATCGGCTTTGATCCCCGCTTGCAACTCTGCCCGACCGATCGGCACGTGCGCCTTGCGGTAGGCCTCGATGCGCTGGGCGCGCGACCCATCCGCATGGTGCCGGCCGAAGAGGTGACTGAGATCGACATCCGCGTAGAGGCGGCCTAG
- a CDS encoding AEC family transporter: MLAILTVIAPIFALMALGYSAVRFRLFPADGIKSLIAFVNNFATPCLLFHSLLTSDFSAAFNPAIIGPFYFGAVVCFVVGIVIAMKVFGNRPGEAVAVGFSGTFTNTVLVGLPIMSRAYGAESLPVTLSIIGLHGAILLTLGMITMELMRRDGQSLGKTLLVAGKRVGSNPLIWGIAAGMIGYFSGLKLIEPAEAFLTMMASAVVPAALFGIGGALNEFKLSDNWKQALIASLIKLIVHPAIAYVLMIWVLRVPMETARYGILLASMPAGVNVYVFATYYNRGVSVAANTILIATVSSAVTISLWLLILGH; encoded by the coding sequence ATGCTCGCCATCCTCACCGTCATCGCGCCGATCTTTGCGCTGATGGCGCTCGGCTATTCCGCCGTGCGCTTCCGGCTCTTTCCGGCCGACGGCATCAAGAGCCTGATCGCCTTCGTCAACAACTTCGCGACACCCTGCCTGCTGTTTCATTCGCTGCTGACCAGTGATTTCAGCGCGGCCTTCAATCCGGCCATCATCGGGCCGTTCTATTTCGGCGCCGTCGTCTGCTTTGTCGTGGGCATCGTCATCGCCATGAAGGTCTTCGGAAACAGGCCGGGCGAGGCCGTGGCGGTCGGCTTTTCGGGCACTTTCACCAATACGGTGCTGGTCGGCCTGCCCATCATGAGCCGCGCCTATGGCGCCGAATCGCTGCCGGTCACCCTGTCGATCATCGGCCTGCACGGCGCCATCCTGCTGACGCTTGGCATGATCACCATGGAATTGATGCGCCGCGACGGCCAGTCGCTGGGCAAGACCCTGTTGGTGGCCGGCAAGCGGGTGGGTTCCAACCCGCTGATCTGGGGCATTGCCGCCGGCATGATCGGCTATTTTTCCGGTCTCAAGCTGATCGAACCCGCCGAGGCCTTCCTCACCATGATGGCCTCAGCCGTGGTTCCGGCTGCGCTGTTCGGCATCGGTGGGGCGCTCAACGAGTTCAAACTGTCAGACAACTGGAAACAGGCGCTGATCGCTTCCCTCATCAAGCTGATCGTCCACCCGGCGATCGCTTATGTGCTGATGATCTGGGTGCTCCGCGTGCCCATGGAAACCGCTCGCTACGGCATCCTGCTCGCGTCCATGCCGGCAGGCGTCAACGTCTATGTCTTTGCCACCTACTACAACCGCGGCGTCAGCGTCGCCGCCAATACGATCCTCATCGCCACCGTGTCCTCGGCGGTCACCATCTCGCTCTGGCTGCTGATCCTGGGGCATTAG
- the glpD gene encoding glycerol-3-phosphate dehydrogenase → MADSDSVDIFVIGGGVNGASVARDAVGRGYSVALAEMNDLASGTSSAATKLVHGGLRYLEHYEFRLVHEALAEREVLWAEAPHIIKPLRFVLPHHKGLRPAMVLRAGLAMYDYMGGRRLLPPTKTLDLTRDVAGKPLKPGYRLGFEYSDCWVDDARFVVLNARDAADKGAAIHVRTKVTSVRRDHGGWLVELDGESGRKTLTARLVVNAAGPWVDQVITGTMGKNGAHNVRLVKGSHIVVRKLFDHDRCYIFQNADGRIIFAIPYEDDFTLIGTTDQDYQGDPKDVKISDGETDYLLSAASEYFAKPVTREQIAWSYSGVRPLFDDGASAAQEATRDYVLKVDGDAATGAAVNVFGGKLTTSRRLAESVLEKIEGVLGKKGKPWTKTSRLPGGDFEPLAFDAEVRRLGMDYAGLPPAMLRRMTRLYGTKARVLLGTAKGTDDLGLHFGADLYAREVDYLVANEWARTAQDVLWRRTKLGLRVNAEEAARLEDYLARRG, encoded by the coding sequence ATGGCCGACAGCGATAGTGTGGACATCTTTGTCATCGGCGGTGGCGTGAACGGCGCCAGCGTGGCGCGCGACGCGGTGGGACGCGGTTATTCCGTGGCGCTGGCCGAGATGAATGACCTCGCCAGTGGCACCTCGTCGGCGGCAACCAAGCTGGTGCATGGCGGGCTGCGCTATTTGGAACACTACGAGTTTCGCCTTGTGCATGAGGCATTGGCGGAGCGCGAGGTGTTGTGGGCGGAAGCGCCGCACATCATCAAGCCGCTGCGCTTCGTGCTGCCGCATCACAAGGGGTTGCGGCCGGCCATGGTGCTGCGCGCCGGGCTCGCCATGTATGACTATATGGGTGGCCGTCGCCTGTTGCCGCCGACCAAGACGCTCGACCTGACGCGCGATGTCGCCGGCAAGCCGCTCAAGCCCGGCTACCGGCTGGGCTTTGAATATTCGGACTGCTGGGTCGACGATGCGCGCTTCGTGGTGCTGAATGCCCGCGATGCGGCCGACAAGGGCGCCGCCATCCATGTGCGCACCAAGGTCACCAGCGTGCGCCGCGACCATGGCGGCTGGCTGGTGGAACTGGATGGCGAGTCCGGACGGAAGACGCTGACGGCCAGGCTTGTCGTCAATGCAGCCGGGCCATGGGTCGATCAGGTCATTACCGGCACGATGGGCAAGAACGGCGCGCACAATGTGCGGCTGGTCAAGGGCAGCCATATCGTGGTGCGCAAGCTGTTCGACCACGACCGCTGCTATATCTTCCAGAATGCCGATGGCCGGATCATTTTCGCCATCCCCTATGAGGATGACTTCACCCTGATCGGCACCACCGACCAGGACTATCAGGGTGACCCCAAGGATGTGAAAATCTCCGACGGGGAAACCGACTACCTGCTGAGCGCCGCCAGCGAGTATTTCGCCAAGCCCGTGACGCGCGAGCAGATCGCCTGGAGCTATTCGGGCGTGCGCCCGCTGTTCGACGACGGCGCCAGCGCGGCGCAGGAAGCGACGCGCGACTATGTGCTCAAGGTGGACGGCGATGCGGCCACGGGCGCGGCGGTCAACGTGTTCGGCGGCAAGCTGACGACGTCGCGTCGGCTGGCCGAGTCGGTGCTGGAAAAGATCGAGGGTGTGCTGGGAAAGAAGGGCAAGCCCTGGACCAAGACCAGCCGGTTGCCCGGTGGAGACTTCGAACCGCTGGCCTTCGACGCCGAAGTCAGGCGGCTCGGCATGGACTATGCGGGCCTGCCACCGGCCATGCTGCGGCGCATGACACGGCTTTATGGTACCAAGGCGCGGGTGCTGCTGGGAACGGCGAAGGGCACCGACGATCTCGGGCTGCATTTCGGTGCCGACCTCTATGCGAGGGAAGTCGACTACCTGGTTGCCAATGAATGGGCGCGGACGGCACAAGACGTATTGTGGCGACGCACCAAGCTGGGTTTGCGGGTGAACGCGGAAGAGGCCGCAAGGCTCGAGGACTACCTGGCCCGACGCGGCTGA